A region of Bradyrhizobium sp. SZCCHNS1050 DNA encodes the following proteins:
- a CDS encoding CoA ester lyase, which yields MIRPRRSLLFMPGSNARALEKGRNLPADGLILDLEDSVAPDAKAAARDQIAKAVAADGYGKRELLIRINSLDTTWWRDDVAMAGQAATDGILVPKVSTVEDLRLVTDRLAEVGADPALKVWAMIETARAVLDADLLAATVHEEGSRLAGFVFGPNDISRETRIRMLPGRFTMLPMISHCILATRAHGLEILDGPYSDFANTDGFAQECIQARDLGFDGKTLIHPGQIDACNAIFTPPADEVAAARKIIAAFELPENASRGAIQIDGRMVERLHAEMARRTIAIADAIAAVAK from the coding sequence ATGATCCGCCCGCGCCGCAGTCTTCTGTTCATGCCCGGCTCCAATGCGCGCGCGCTGGAGAAGGGGCGGAACCTGCCGGCCGACGGGCTGATCCTCGATCTCGAGGATTCGGTGGCGCCGGACGCCAAGGCCGCCGCCCGCGACCAGATCGCCAAGGCGGTGGCGGCCGACGGCTACGGCAAGCGGGAACTGCTGATCCGGATCAACAGCCTGGATACGACGTGGTGGCGCGACGACGTCGCCATGGCCGGACAGGCGGCGACCGACGGCATCCTCGTTCCCAAGGTGTCGACCGTCGAGGACCTTCGCCTGGTCACGGATCGCTTGGCCGAGGTCGGCGCCGATCCCGCGCTGAAGGTATGGGCGATGATCGAGACGGCGCGTGCCGTGCTCGATGCCGATCTGCTCGCGGCCACCGTGCACGAGGAAGGCTCGCGGCTCGCCGGCTTCGTGTTCGGACCCAACGACATCTCGCGTGAGACTCGCATCCGGATGCTGCCGGGCCGCTTCACGATGCTGCCGATGATCAGCCACTGCATCCTGGCGACGCGCGCCCATGGGCTGGAGATTCTGGACGGGCCTTACAGCGATTTCGCCAACACCGACGGATTCGCTCAGGAATGCATCCAGGCCCGCGATCTCGGCTTCGATGGCAAGACGCTGATCCATCCCGGCCAGATCGACGCCTGCAACGCGATCTTCACACCGCCCGCCGACGAGGTCGCTGCGGCACGCAAGATCATCGCCGCGTTCGAGCTGCCGGAGAATGCCTCGCGCGGCGCGATCCAGATCGACGGCCGCATGGTCGAGCGGCTGCATGCCGAGATGGCGCGACGCACGATCGCGATCGCCGATGCGATCGCGGCGGTGGCGAAGTGA
- the leuD gene encoding 3-isopropylmalate dehydratase small subunit, whose translation MDKFTTLEGVAAPLKIINVDTDMIIPKQYLKTIKRTGLGKGLFSEQRYKDDGSENPDFVLNQPAYRNAKILVAGDNFGCGSSREHAPWALLDFGIRCVISTSFGDIFYNNCFKNGILPIRVSQADLDKLFDDAERGANATLTVDLANQEIRGPDGGTVKFDIDPFRKHCLLNGLDDIGLTLEKKASIDSYEAKLAERAWA comes from the coding sequence ATGGACAAGTTCACCACGCTGGAAGGCGTCGCCGCTCCGCTGAAGATCATCAATGTCGACACCGACATGATCATCCCCAAGCAGTACCTGAAGACCATCAAGCGCACCGGCCTCGGCAAGGGCCTGTTCTCGGAGCAGCGCTACAAGGACGACGGCAGCGAGAACCCGGATTTCGTGCTCAACCAGCCGGCCTATCGCAACGCCAAGATCCTGGTCGCCGGCGACAATTTCGGCTGCGGCTCGAGCCGCGAGCATGCCCCCTGGGCGTTGCTCGATTTCGGCATCCGCTGCGTGATCTCGACCTCGTTCGGCGACATCTTCTACAACAACTGCTTCAAGAACGGCATTCTGCCGATCCGCGTGTCGCAGGCCGACCTCGACAAGCTGTTCGACGACGCCGAGCGCGGCGCCAACGCGACCTTGACGGTCGATCTCGCCAACCAGGAGATCCGCGGCCCCGACGGCGGCACCGTCAAGTTCGACATCGACCCGTTCCGCAAGCATTGCCTGCTCAACGGGCTCGACGACATCGGGCTGACGCTGGAGAAGAAGGCGTCGATCGACAGCTACGAGGCCAAGCTGGCCGAGCGCGCCTGGGCCTGA
- a CDS encoding DUF6455 family protein, whose protein sequence is MTVDAKPYPRVQFLIDTFAQWLRHRRELSEIRQLDRDDFERIAMDLQVTPADLDELVRHGEHAADELPQMLKALGIDEAALGRAEPLVLRDMERVCAMCKDKPRCHRDLAAGTSAEHYEEYCLNAPTIDRLGSAAVKH, encoded by the coding sequence ATGACCGTAGACGCCAAGCCCTATCCGCGGGTTCAGTTCCTGATCGATACGTTCGCGCAATGGCTCCGGCACCGGCGTGAGCTGAGCGAGATCCGGCAGCTCGACCGTGACGATTTCGAGCGCATCGCGATGGACCTGCAGGTCACACCGGCGGATCTCGACGAGCTGGTCCGTCACGGCGAGCACGCCGCCGACGAGTTGCCGCAGATGCTGAAGGCGCTCGGCATCGACGAAGCCGCGCTGGGGCGCGCCGAGCCGCTGGTGCTGCGCGACATGGAGCGCGTCTGCGCCATGTGCAAGGACAAGCCGCGCTGCCATCGCGATCTTGCCGCCGGCACGAGTGCCGAGCACTACGAGGAATACTGCCTCAACGCCCCGACCATCGACCGCCTGGGCAGCGCCGCGGTCAAGCACTGA
- a CDS encoding cytochrome c: MSLPNLHRNTWLHVGAAILLALGAMLLIRLHNAGGVTPAADSVQAGRKLAEAWCSTCHAIDTSGARAQTTTAPDFVAVANMPSTTELSLKVFLQSSHPTMPNVILTAEQRGDLVNYILSLRRI; the protein is encoded by the coding sequence ATGAGCCTGCCGAATCTGCACCGCAATACCTGGCTCCATGTCGGCGCCGCGATCCTGCTCGCGCTCGGCGCGATGCTGCTGATCCGGCTGCACAATGCCGGCGGCGTGACGCCGGCCGCCGACAGCGTGCAGGCGGGACGCAAACTGGCGGAGGCCTGGTGCAGCACCTGCCACGCCATCGACACCAGCGGGGCGCGAGCCCAAACCACGACCGCCCCCGATTTCGTCGCGGTCGCCAACATGCCGTCGACGACCGAGCTATCGCTCAAGGTGTTCCTGCAGAGCAGCCACCCGACGATGCCGAACGTCATCCTGACCGCCGAGCAGCGCGGCGACCTCGTCAACTACATCCTCAGTCTCCGCCGCATCTGA